The following nucleotide sequence is from Candidatus Binatia bacterium.
CATCCAGTTGTTGTTGGGCCCGGCGTCCTCCTTCTTGGAGGTGCACACGAAGGTCAAGTGCTCCGTTCGGGCGACGTCGCTGGGGTCGCTCCGGTGCAGATAGCAGCCGGGATACTCCTTTTGATTCAGTTCGATCAGGGTCCCGGTTGAGAGCATGTCCGCAATCAGCCCTTGATACTCGGCTTCAGAGCCGTCACACCAGGACACTTTCTTCGGACGAGTGATTTCGCAAGATTCGTCTACCCATTGTTCAAGTGGAGTTGGCATGGCGGTGATCTAACCAACTGCAAGGCCGGACGTCAACGCGGGGACCCGGAGTTCAACTAATACCATGCAACAGGGCAGGTGTTCGCTGGCCATGCGAACTTCGGCGAGCACCGGAACTGCCCGCGGCCATTGTAACCTCGGCCGAACTAGTGGTAGACGCCTGGAACTGCTCACGGCGCATCAAATCGAGAGGCACGGTCGCGCCGGGAAACGGCACAAATTCGGAAGGTGAGGAATCAGATGACAAAGGCACGGTTCGCGAATCGCGTTGTGTACATCACTGGGGCTGGATCGGGGATGGGTCGCGCTACCGCGAAGCTCTTCGCCGACGAGGGCGCCAAGGTCTTCGGGGTCGACGTAAACGAACAGGGCGTGAAAGAGGTGGTCGCAGAGATCCGCGCCGCTGGTGGCACGGCAGATGGCGGCCACTGTGACGTCGCCAGCATGGCGTCGGTGAAGAAATCCATCACCACGGCGGTGGCCACATTCGGCGGCCTGAACATCTTGGTGAACGCGGCGGGTGTTGGCCGCTCGATCCATTTCGAGGAGATTGACGAAAACGAATGGCGTCGCGTCCTGTCGATCAACCTCGACGGGGTATTTCACACGACCAAGGTGGCCATGGAGCATTTGCTCAAGAAGCCGGCGGGCAACATCGTCAACGTCGCTTCGATCGCCGGCATGCGGGGGCAGGCATACAACTCGCATTACTCTGCGTCCAAAGCGGGACTGATCAACTTCACGCGTG
It contains:
- a CDS encoding SDR family oxidoreductase, with protein sequence MTKARFANRVVYITGAGSGMGRATAKLFADEGAKVFGVDVNEQGVKEVVAEIRAAGGTADGGHCDVASMASVKKSITTAVATFGGLNILVNAAGVGRSIHFEEIDENEWRRVLSINLDGVFHTTKVAMEHLLKKPAGNIVNVASIAGMRGQAYNSHYSASKAGLINFTRAIALEFIGRGLRANCVCPGGVITPILQNFVPREDFEPSVMGYYMPPVPGLMGEPEDIGHVITFLASDEARMLNGVTLAADFGVTA